Below is a window of Bordetella genomosp. 9 DNA.
GAATTCGACCTGAACGAAGTCGGCCTGCGGCTGTGGCGCCTGTCCGGCATGCAGGAAAGCGGCTATGGCGAACCGGTGTCCGAAGACGTACGCACGTTCGCGGACAGCCTGAAAGCGCCCTACTGCGGCACCGATACGGAATTCGAGGCGGCCAGCTGGCTCAGCGCCAAGCCGCGCTCGCTGGCCTTGATCCCCCTGCGCCCCGGCGCGGACGCGCCCACGGTCGGACTCCTGGTGCTGGGATCCAACGACCCCGAACGCTTCGCGCCGGATATGTCCACGACCTTCCTGGACACCGTGGGCAAGCTGGCGTCGGCGGCGCTGCGCCGACTGGCCTGAGGCCTCGCCCCATCATGGACCGCCCGCTGCCCGCGCCGATGCAAGCGTGGCTGGCGCACCTTGCCGGCCAGCGCCGTTACTCGGCGCATACGCTGGACGGTTACGGGCGCGATCTGCGGCAGCTGGCTGAACTGGCCGGCGATATCCCGCTGGAACGGCTGGCGCACGGCCATATCCGTCAATTCGTGGCGCGCCTGCATGCCCGCGAGCTGGGACCGCGCAGCCTGGCGCGCGCGCTGGCGGCATGGCGCGGTTTCTACCAATGGTGGGCGCCACAGGCTGGACTGCCGGGCAATCCCGTCGCCGGCGTGCGCGCGCCCAAGGCGCCCCGGCCGCTGCCCAAGGCGCTCTCCGTCGAACAGGCCCAGGCGCTGATGGACCGCCCCGCGGCGGGCGGCGGCCACGACCCGGTGGCGCTGCGCGACCAGGCCATGCTGGAACTGCTCTATTCGAGCGGGCTGCGCTTGTCCGAACTGACCAGCCTGGACTGGCGCTACGAACGCGGCGCCGACCACACGTCGGCAAGCTGGTTGAACCTGGATGAACGGGAAGTCGTCGTGCTGGGCAAGGGCGGCAAGCAGCGCGCGGTGCCGGTGGGAGCCGCCGCGGTGCAGGCCTTGCAGGCCTGGCTGCCCGCGCGCGCGGCGCTGCTGGGCCCGCGCTCCACGCCGTCCGACGCGGCCGCGCTGTTCCTGGGGGCGCGCGGCCATCGCATCTCGCCGCGCGTCGTGCAGTCGCAACTGGCCAAGCTGGCCCGCGTCGCCGGCCTGCCCGTGCACGTGCACCCGCACGTGCTGCGCCATAGTTTCGCCAGCCACGTGCTGCAATCGGCGCAGGACCTGCGCGCCGTGCAGGAAATGCTGGGGCACGCGAACATCACCACCACGCAGGTCTATACGCGCCTGGATTTCCAGCACCTGGCCCAGGTGTACGACAAGGCGCATCCCCGCGCCGGCAGGAAATCCTGAGCCCTGCGTTTCCGGCCTGGATTCCAGGGCGGCATTTCAGGGCCGGGGTTCAGGGCTGGCGTTCAACGATTCAGGGCTTCAGCGCCGCCATGAACTGCGACAGATTCCACTGGAACATGCCCAGGTAGGTGGCGGCCGGCAAGCCCGGCCTGGCCAGCGCATCGGAATACAAGGTCCCGCCCAGCTTGGCGCCGCTTTCGTGCGCGATGCGCTGGCCCAGGCGCGGGTTGCTGACGTTCTCCAGGAACACCGCGGGCACCTTTTCACGCTTGACCTGGTCGATGATGCGCGCCAGATCGGCGGCGGAAGGCTCGGCGTCGGTGGAGATACCCATGGTCGAAATGAACGTCACGCCATACGCCTGGCCGAAGTAGCCGAAGGCATCGTGGGACGTCACCACGCGGCGCCGTTCGGGCGGCAAAGCCGCGAAGGCCTGCTTGACCTGCTTGTCCAGGGCTTCGATCCTGGCGACGTAGGCATCCGTGCGCTGCCGGTAGGCATCGGCGTGCGCCGGGTCCGCCTTGGCCAGGGCCGCGCCGATGTTGCGGGCATAGATCGCGCCATTGGCCAGGCTCTGCCAGGCGTGCGGATCGGTATGGGCATCGTGGACGTCATGCGCGCCATGAGCACCATGAGCGTCATGAGCGTCATGCCCTTCACGCGCGCCGCGTCCGGCGGAGCCGCCGCCCTGCACGCCCGCCTCGGCGGCCTGGCCGGCGACGTCATCGGCGCCGAAGTCACGCGGCTGCACGCCTTGCGACGCCACCACGGTGGCGCCCTTGAAGTTCGCGCTTTTCACCAGCCGGCCCAGCCAGGTCTCGAAATTCAGGCCGTTGACCACCAGCAGTTGTGCGGCGCTCAGGGCCCGGGCATCGGCCGGCGTCGGCTCGTACTCATGCGCGTCGCCATCGGGCCCCACCAGCGTATCGACCTGCACGTCTTCCCCGCCGATCTGCCTGGTCATATCGCCCAGGATGGAGAAACTCGCGACCACGCGCAAAGGACCGGATGCGGCATTGGCGGGCGGCGTCGCGACGCCCGATGTAGCGACGCCCGGCGTAGCGACGCCCGGCGCATCGGCCGCGTACGCGAACGCCGCGCACCAGGCCAGCGACATGCCGCCCAGCCAGGCGGCCGCCCGCCGCGCCATCGTCGATTTCAAGAATCCGATCACCATACCCGTGCCTCCAGACTGCTTCAACGCGCGGCGCCGCGCGCGCGCCGCGATAGATCCAGCAAACCGCCCTGCGGGCCGCATGCCACCGAAACCAGATAAACCACGCCCGCGCTCAGGATGATGGCCGGCGACGCCGGCAGGCTGTAGTGGTAAGAAACCAGCAGGCCAGCCAGCGACGCGGCCGCGCCCAGCAGCGCCGCCAGGGGCATCTGGCCCGCCGCGGTCCGTGTCCAGAACCGCGCGGACGCGGCGGGCAGCATCATGATGCCGACCACCATCAGCGTTCCGAGCACCTGGAAACCCGCCACCAGGTTGAACACCACCAGCATCAGGAACGCCATGTGAACCAGCGAGCCCCTGCCGCCGGAGGCGCGCAGGAAGCCGGGATCCAGGCATTCCGCCACCAGCAGGCGATACAGCCCGCCCAGCGCCAGCAAGGTAATGGTCGCGCAGGCGGTGACCAGCAGCAGCGCATCGTCGTCCAGGCCCAGCACGGTGCCGAACAGCACGTGCAGCAGATCCATGTTCGAGCCGCGCAGCGACACCAGCAATACGCCCAGCCCCAGCGAAATCAGATAGAACGCCGCGAAACTGGCGTCTTCGCGCAAAGGCGTCAGGCGCGACACCAGCCCGGCCAGCAGGGCCACCGCCAGGCCCGTGACGATGCCGCCCAGCAGCATCGCGCTCAGCGACAGGCCGGACAGCAGGAATCCGGCGGCCACGCCGGGCAGGATGGCATGCGACATGGCATCGCCCATCAGGCTCATGCGGCGCAGGACCAGGAACACGCCCAATGGGGCGGCGCCGAACGCCAGGGCGAACGAGCCCGCCAGCGCGCGGCGCATGAAGCCGTAATCCAGGAAGGGCGATACCACCCAGTCGACCAGGGTCATGCCAGCTCCCGATCGCGCAGTTGCCGGGCCGTGCGCAGATTGGCGTCCGTCAGGACCTCCGCCGTCGGCCCCCAGGCAACGACATCGCCGGACAGCAACAGGGTGTGCGGAAAATGCGCGCGCACCAGCTCCAGGTCGTGCAGCACCGCGACGATGGTGCGCCCCTGCCCATGGCATGCGGCCAGCAGCCGCATCAAGTCGTCAACGGTGTGGGAGTCCACCGCCGCGAACGGTTCGTCCAGCAAGAGCACGTCGGCATCCTGCAGCAGCAATCGCGCGAACAGGGCGCGCTGCAACTGCCCGCCGGACAGCGTGCCGACGATGCGATCGCCCGCGCCGCCCAGGCCGACCGCTTCCAGCGCCTGCCGCACGCGTTCGCGTTCGTCCGCGCCATAGCGGCGCCAGGCGCCGACCCTGCGCCAGGCGCCCATCGCCACCAGCTCATGGACGGTGATGGGGAAACTCTTGTCCAGCTCGGCCGCCTGCGGCAGCCAGGCCAGATCGCGGCGTCCCGCGCCGCTCACGGTCACGCGCCCCGACATCGGCCGCAGCACGCCCATCACGCCCTTGATCAGGGTGGACTTGCCCGCGCCATTCGGCCCGACGATCGCCGTCATCGTCCCGGGCATGAAACTGCCGCTGACCTCGTTCACCGCGCGACGTCCCCGCCAGCCGAAGGATGCCGCTTCCAGCGAGATGCGCGCCGGCGCGCGCGCCGTCTCTACCACCATCCCATCGCCCACGCGGTAAGTCCCCACAGGGCGCCGCTGACCAACACCGCCGCGGCCATGCGTTGCGCGGCGGAGGCCAGCAGCCAGGAGCCGTGTCCCGCGAGACGCGGGCGGCGCGCGGTGGATGAGCTGGGGGGAATGGGATCGGAAGTCATCGGGGTCAGGCAGGGAAACGGATGGATGGCCCCGGGGGCAAGCCGCGGCGACGCATTGTTATATCATAACAAAACCAACCGCTTCGCCGGACGCCATACCGGCCGGAGCCTGGCCGGCGATCAGGTCGGGTATCCTCTATCCCGTCCACGCCCGGCCCTCCACGGCCCGCTCGCCTTATGCCCACTTCCACCCCAACGTCTGAACCCGATAGCGTCGGCGCCCAACTGGATCTCGCCGAAACGCTGTGCGCGCAACGCGGCCGGCGCCTGACGCCGATACGGCGCAAAGTGCTGGAGCTGCTGCTGCGCCACGGCCGCAGCCTGAAGGCCTACGACCTGCTGGAGGCCATGCGGGCCGTGCATCCAGGCGCGGCGCCGCCCACGGTCTACCGCGCGCTGGACTTCCTGATGGATGAAGGACTCATCCATCGATTGGATGCCGTCAATGCCTGGACGGCCTGCCATGACGCCGGCGGCGCGCCGCACGACCTGCTCGTCGTCTGCACCGGCTGCGGCGCGGTGGCGGAAGTCAACGATCCGGCCATGGGCCGCCAACTGGCCGAACGCGTCGCCCATACCGGCTACGCCCTGACGTCGCACGAAACCGAGATCCGCGCCTTGTGCCCCGCCTGCCAGCAACAGCGCGCGGCCGGCGCTGCGGACCACGCCGCGCATGGGGATGGCCATGCCCATCCGCATCGCCATTGAACGCGGCTGGTCCCTTGGCACGCCATACGATGGAGCGGCGCGACCGCGCCGGCACGACGCAGTCGCGCGCACCCGATGGGGCTCCTGCGTTCTATGGATAAAGGATTACGGATAATTTCCGATCCTGGTGTTGAAATCCCCACATCTGCCCCCATTTGGCTGCAATCTTCCTTTAAACCAGGGTAGGCCCGGGGTTTGCCCGGCGTCGCCGACTGTGCTGTAATCCTGCGTCCGGGCGGGAAGGCAGCCCCTGAGACGGCGGCCACGACACCCACGCCCCCCGCGCTTCGCGCAAGGCCCAGGCGACACGCCAGGGCGTTACGCCGAAGCATTGAATCGGCAGTCATTATGAATACCTTGCGCAGTCTGGACGAAATGGTCCCCGTCACGATCCTTACCGGCTTTCTGGGTGCGGGCAAGACCACGCTGCTGAAACGCATCCTGACCGAATACCACGGCCGCCGCGTCGCGGTCATCGAAAACGAATTCGGACCGGAAAGCATCGACAACGACCTGCTGGTGCAGGACAGCGACGAAGAAATCGTCGAGCTCAGCAATGGCTGCGTGTGCTGCACCGTGCGCGGCGACCTGATGCGCACGCTGAGCGACCTGAAGGCCAAGCGCCAGGCAGGCGAACTGAAATTCGAACGCGTCATCCTGGAAACCACCGGGATGGCCAATCCTGGCCCGGTGTGCCAGACGTTCTTCATGGACGACGACATCGCCGAATACTATCGGCTGGACGCCGTCGTCACGGTGGTCGACGCCAAGCACGGCATGGCCACGCTGGACGCGCAGGAAGAATCGCAGAAGCAGATCGGCTTCGCCGACCGCATCCTGATTTCCAAGCGCGACCTGGTGAACGACGCCGACTACGAAGCGCTGCGCGCGCGCGTCGTGCGCATCAATCCGCGCGCGCCCATCACGCCCGTCAACTTCGGCGAAGTGGACCTGAAGTCCATCATCGACATCAGCGGCTTCAACCTGAACTCGATCCTGGACATCGATCCGGAATTCCTCGACCAGGAGCACCCCGACGCCCGCCACGACCATGATCACGATCACGACCATGCTCATGATCATGACGGCGACTGCGGCCCGGGATGCGGTCACGAGCATCACCACCATCATCACGCGCACCACAACGACGAGATCGGCGCCTTCGTGTTCCGGTCCAACAAGCCGTTCGACCCCGTCCGCCTGGAAGAATTCCTGGGCGGCGTGGTCCAGGTGTACGGCCCCGATCTGCTGCGCTACAAGGGCATCCTCTATATGAAAGGGGTGAACCGGCGCATGCTGTTTCAGGGCGTGCACATGATGATGGGCGCCGAGCCCGGCAAACCCTGGACGGCCAGCGAAAAGCCGTCTACCAAGATGGTCTTCATCGGCCGCAAACTGCCCCAGGAAATATTCACCCGGGGACTGGAGCAGTGCCTGGCGGGCGCGTCCTGATCATTGGGACACGACCCCTCAGGTCCGATTCATAGTGTGGAGTACTTTCATGGCTACCAAGGCAGCAACGAAAAAATCAAGCAAGTCGACGAACGAGACGCCGGTTGATCTGCCCAGCGAACAAGAATTGCTGGCCATGCCCGAATCCGACTACATGAACGATCGCCAACTGGCGTTCTTCAAGGATCGGTTGAAGCAGCTGGAGCAGGACATCCTGAACAACGCCGGCGAGACCACGGAACACCTGCGCGAAACGCAGTTCGTTCCCGATCCCGCCGACCGCGCCACCATCGAAGAAGAACACGCGCTGGAACTGCGCACGCGCGATCGCGAGCGCAAGCTGCTCAAGAAAGTGCAGCAGTCCATCGCCCGCATCGACAGCGGCGAATACGGCTGGTGCGAGGAAACCGGTGAACCCATCGGTATTCCCCGCCTGCTGGCACGTCCCACGGCCACCCTGTCGCTGGAAGCGCAGGAACGCCGCGAGATGCGCCAGAAGCTGTACGGCGACTGATCAGGCACCACGCCGCGCAAGGGCCGGATCCGCAAGGGGTCCGGCCCTTTTTCTTTGGCGCGGCGCGCGGCGGGCTGTCGGAGATAACCTTGAATCCTCGTCCCGCCGACCCCATATGCGATCGTTCAGGCACCCGCTCAATGTTTCCAGGTGTGCCGTCCGCCTCGGCGCGAAGGAAAGCAATCATGGATCAATATCACGGCACCACCATCGTCAGCGTGCGGCGCGGCAATCGCGTCGCGCTGGGCGGCGATGGCCAGGTCACCCTCGGCAACATCGTCATCAAGGGGACGGCGCGCAAGATCCGCCGCCTCTATCACGACAAGATCCTGGCCGGCTTCGCCGGCGCCACCGCGGACGCCTTTACCCTGCAGGAACGCTTCGAAGCCAAGCTGGAAAAGCATCAGGGGCACCTGATGCGCGCCGCGGTCGAGCTCACGCGCGACTGGCGCACCGACCGCGTGCTGCGCCGCCTGGAAGCCATGCTGATCGTGGCCGACCGCGACCACACGCTGGTGCTGACCGGCAACGGCGACGTGCTGGAACCCGAACACGGCCTGGCCGCCATCGGCTCCGGCGGCGCCTATGCCCAATCGGCCGCGCGCGCCCTGCTCGATCACACGGATATGTCGCCCGAGGAAATCGTCAAGAAGTCGCTGGAGATCGCCGGCGAGATCTGCATCTATACCAACCAGAACCACCTGATCGAAACGCTGGGCGAATAAGCCAGCCGCGCCCAAGGATACAAGCATGTCCGCAACGTCCATGACTCCCGGGGAAATCGTCTCCGAACTCGACAAATACATCGTCGGCCAGAACCGCGCCAAGCGCTCCGTCGCGGTCGCCTTGCGCAATCGCTGGCGCCGGCAGCAGGTGGCCGAGCCGCTGCGCCATGAAATCCACCCCAAGAACATCCTGATGATCGGACCGACGGGCGTGGGCAAGACCGAGATCGCGCGGCGCCTGGCCAAGCTGGCCAATGCGCCCTTCATCAAGATCGAAGCCACCAAGTTCACCGAAGTGGGCTACGTCGGCCGCGACGTCGACACCATCATCCGCGACCTGACGGAATACTCCATCAAGCAGACGCGCGAACTGGAAATGCGCCGTGTCCGCTCGCAGGCCGAAGACGCCGCCGAAGACCGCATCCTGGACGCCCTGGTGCCGCCGCCGCGCACCGCCAGCGGCGATCCCGACCGCAACGAGGAAAGCAGCGCGCGCCAGACCTTCCGCAAGCGCCTGCGCGAAGGCAAGATCGATGACCTGGAAGTGGACATCGAAGTCGCCCAGCCCATGCCGCAGATGGACATCATGGGCCCGCCCGGCATGGAAGAAATGACGGAGCAGCTGCGCGGCATGTTCGCCGGCCTGGCGCGCGACAAGAAAAAGTCGCGCAAGCTCAAGGTCAAGGAAGCCTACAAGCTGCTGATCGAAGAAGAAGCCGCCAAGCGCGTCAATGAAGACGACCTGCGCAGCGCCGCCATCGCCAACGTCGAACAGAACGGCATCGTGTTCCTGGACGAGATCGACAAGATCGCCGCGCGCCAGGAAAGCGGCGGCGCCGAAGTTTCCCGGCAGGGCGTGCAGCGCGATCTGCTGCCGCTGGTGGAAGGCACCACGGTGAACACGCGCTATGGCATGGTGCGCACCGACCACATCCTGTTCATCGCCTCGGGCGCCTTCCATCTGGCCAAGCCGTCCGACCTGATCCCGGAACTGCAAGGCCGCTTCCCCATACGCGTCGAGCTCGATTCGCTGTCCGCGGCGGACTTCGTGCGCATCCTCTCGGACACCGACGCGTCGCTGACCAAGCAGTACACGGCCCTGCTGGCCACCGAGGACGTCCAGCTGGAGTTCACCGACGAAGGCATACAGCGGCTGGCCGAGCTGGCGTTCAGCGTGAACGAAAAGACCGAAAACATCGGCGCGCGACGGCTGTACACCGTCATGGAAAAGCTGCTGGAAGATCTGTCGTTCGACGCCACGGCCAGCTCCGGCGGCGTGGTGCGCATCGACGCGGCCTACGTTGACGACAAGCTGGCGGAAGCCGCCGGCAGCCAGGACCTGGCGCGCTACGTGTTGTGATCCGCGGGGAACCGCCGGGGAAACGCCCCCGGCGGCTTGCGGCCGTGGCGGCGTGCTACTAGCATAGCGCCACTTTTCCACGGAAGACGACTCGGAAGACGATCTTGGCCGCAACCACCCCCTACATCATCCGCCCCGCCACGCCGCAGGACATTCCCGGGATCCTGGGCCTGATGCGCGAACTGGCCGAATACGAAAAACTGCTGGATATCTTCAAGGCGACGGATGACAGCCTGCGCGCCTCGCTGTTCGGCCGCACGCCCTCCGCGGAATGCCTGGTGGCGCAGCGCACCGACGAGCAGGAGCCGGCGCTGCTGGCCTATGCGATCTGGTTCCACAACTACTCCAGCTTCCTGTCGCGCCGCGGCCTGTACCTGGAAGACGTCTACGTGCGCGCCGACCAGCGCGGCCAGGGCATCGGCGGCGCGCTGCTGCGGCAACTGGCCGCCATCGCGGTCGAACGCGGCTGCGGCCGCTTCGAATGGACAGTGCTGGACTGGAACCAGACCGCCATCGACTTCTATGAAAGCCTGGGCGCCGACGTATTGCCGGAATGGCGCATCGTCCGCGTGACCGGCGCCGCGCTGGACAAGCTCGGCCGCGCGGGCACCGCGCCGCTCGCGGGCCAGCGGCATGCCTAAGCGCTTGACGGTGATCGCCACGCGTGCCGGGGACGACGGCACGACCGGTCTGGGCGACGGCAGCCGCGTCGCCAAGGACAATGCGCGGATCGCCGCGCTGGGCGACGTCGACGAGCTGAACAGCGTGCTGGGCGTGGTGCTGGCCGAGCCCGGCCTGGATGCCAACATCGTGGAAGACCTGCGCGACGTGCAGCACACGCTGTTCGACATGGGCGCGGAACTTTCCATCCCCGGCTATACCCGGCTGGACCGCAATCACGTCAGCTATCTGGATGGCCGGCTCGCGCATTACAACGGTACGCTGCCGGCCTTGAACGAGTTCATCCTGCCGGGCGGATCGCGTCCCGCGGCGCTGCTGCACGTCGCGCGCACGGTATGCCGGCGCGCCGAACGCGCGGTCATCGCCTTGCAGCGGCAGGAGCCCG
It encodes the following:
- a CDS encoding metal ABC transporter permease gives rise to the protein MTLVDWVVSPFLDYGFMRRALAGSFALAFGAAPLGVFLVLRRMSLMGDAMSHAILPGVAAGFLLSGLSLSAMLLGGIVTGLAVALLAGLVSRLTPLREDASFAAFYLISLGLGVLLVSLRGSNMDLLHVLFGTVLGLDDDALLLVTACATITLLALGGLYRLLVAECLDPGFLRASGGRGSLVHMAFLMLVVFNLVAGFQVLGTLMVVGIMMLPAASARFWTRTAAGQMPLAALLGAAASLAGLLVSYHYSLPASPAIILSAGVVYLVSVACGPQGGLLDLSRRARGAAR
- a CDS encoding cob(I)yrinic acid a,c-diamide adenosyltransferase, translated to MPKRLTVIATRAGDDGTTGLGDGSRVAKDNARIAALGDVDELNSVLGVVLAEPGLDANIVEDLRDVQHTLFDMGAELSIPGYTRLDRNHVSYLDGRLAHYNGTLPALNEFILPGGSRPAALLHVARTVCRRAERAVIALQRQEPVNKPVLQYLNRLSDLLFVMARVANRSLGMGDVYWRNPNKGEWK
- a CDS encoding CobW family GTP-binding protein, encoding MNTLRSLDEMVPVTILTGFLGAGKTTLLKRILTEYHGRRVAVIENEFGPESIDNDLLVQDSDEEIVELSNGCVCCTVRGDLMRTLSDLKAKRQAGELKFERVILETTGMANPGPVCQTFFMDDDIAEYYRLDAVVTVVDAKHGMATLDAQEESQKQIGFADRILISKRDLVNDADYEALRARVVRINPRAPITPVNFGEVDLKSIIDISGFNLNSILDIDPEFLDQEHPDARHDHDHDHDHAHDHDGDCGPGCGHEHHHHHHAHHNDEIGAFVFRSNKPFDPVRLEEFLGGVVQVYGPDLLRYKGILYMKGVNRRMLFQGVHMMMGAEPGKPWTASEKPSTKMVFIGRKLPQEIFTRGLEQCLAGAS
- a CDS encoding DUF484 family protein; this translates as MTDNALSPQQVADFLRDHPDFFTSHADVFADMHVPHPHGGGAISLGERQILMLRERNREQEWRLNELIHNANANEGISSRLTLWCSRLLAETQIDRIPGEIALGLAREFDLNEVGLRLWRLSGMQESGYGEPVSEDVRTFADSLKAPYCGTDTEFEAASWLSAKPRSLALIPLRPGADAPTVGLLVLGSNDPERFAPDMSTTFLDTVGKLASAALRRLA
- a CDS encoding GNAT family N-acetyltransferase: MRELAEYEKLLDIFKATDDSLRASLFGRTPSAECLVAQRTDEQEPALLAYAIWFHNYSSFLSRRGLYLEDVYVRADQRGQGIGGALLRQLAAIAVERGCGRFEWTVLDWNQTAIDFYESLGADVLPEWRIVRVTGAALDKLGRAGTAPLAGQRHA
- a CDS encoding metal ABC transporter substrate-binding protein, which gives rise to MVIGFLKSTMARRAAAWLGGMSLAWCAAFAYAADAPGVATPGVATSGVATPPANAASGPLRVVASFSILGDMTRQIGGEDVQVDTLVGPDGDAHEYEPTPADARALSAAQLLVVNGLNFETWLGRLVKSANFKGATVVASQGVQPRDFGADDVAGQAAEAGVQGGGSAGRGAREGHDAHDAHGAHGAHDVHDAHTDPHAWQSLANGAIYARNIGAALAKADPAHADAYRQRTDAYVARIEALDKQVKQAFAALPPERRRVVTSHDAFGYFGQAYGVTFISTMGISTDAEPSAADLARIIDQVKREKVPAVFLENVSNPRLGQRIAHESGAKLGGTLYSDALARPGLPAATYLGMFQWNLSQFMAALKP
- the aztA gene encoding zinc ABC transporter ATP-binding protein AztA, coding for MVVETARAPARISLEAASFGWRGRRAVNEVSGSFMPGTMTAIVGPNGAGKSTLIKGVMGVLRPMSGRVTVSGAGRRDLAWLPQAAELDKSFPITVHELVAMGAWRRVGAWRRYGADERERVRQALEAVGLGGAGDRIVGTLSGGQLQRALFARLLLQDADVLLLDEPFAAVDSHTVDDLMRLLAACHGQGRTIVAVLHDLELVRAHFPHTLLLSGDVVAWGPTAEVLTDANLRTARQLRDRELA
- the dksA gene encoding RNA polymerase-binding protein DksA, whose product is MATKAATKKSSKSTNETPVDLPSEQELLAMPESDYMNDRQLAFFKDRLKQLEQDILNNAGETTEHLRETQFVPDPADRATIEEEHALELRTRDRERKLLKKVQQSIARIDSGEYGWCEETGEPIGIPRLLARPTATLSLEAQERREMRQKLYGD
- the xerC gene encoding tyrosine recombinase XerC, translating into MDRPLPAPMQAWLAHLAGQRRYSAHTLDGYGRDLRQLAELAGDIPLERLAHGHIRQFVARLHARELGPRSLARALAAWRGFYQWWAPQAGLPGNPVAGVRAPKAPRPLPKALSVEQAQALMDRPAAGGGHDPVALRDQAMLELLYSSGLRLSELTSLDWRYERGADHTSASWLNLDEREVVVLGKGGKQRAVPVGAAAVQALQAWLPARAALLGPRSTPSDAAALFLGARGHRISPRVVQSQLAKLARVAGLPVHVHPHVLRHSFASHVLQSAQDLRAVQEMLGHANITTTQVYTRLDFQHLAQVYDKAHPRAGRKS
- a CDS encoding Fur family transcriptional regulator; the encoded protein is MPTSTPTSEPDSVGAQLDLAETLCAQRGRRLTPIRRKVLELLLRHGRSLKAYDLLEAMRAVHPGAAPPTVYRALDFLMDEGLIHRLDAVNAWTACHDAGGAPHDLLVVCTGCGAVAEVNDPAMGRQLAERVAHTGYALTSHETEIRALCPACQQQRAAGAADHAAHGDGHAHPHRH
- the hslU gene encoding ATP-dependent protease ATPase subunit HslU yields the protein MSATSMTPGEIVSELDKYIVGQNRAKRSVAVALRNRWRRQQVAEPLRHEIHPKNILMIGPTGVGKTEIARRLAKLANAPFIKIEATKFTEVGYVGRDVDTIIRDLTEYSIKQTRELEMRRVRSQAEDAAEDRILDALVPPPRTASGDPDRNEESSARQTFRKRLREGKIDDLEVDIEVAQPMPQMDIMGPPGMEEMTEQLRGMFAGLARDKKKSRKLKVKEAYKLLIEEEAAKRVNEDDLRSAAIANVEQNGIVFLDEIDKIAARQESGGAEVSRQGVQRDLLPLVEGTTVNTRYGMVRTDHILFIASGAFHLAKPSDLIPELQGRFPIRVELDSLSAADFVRILSDTDASLTKQYTALLATEDVQLEFTDEGIQRLAELAFSVNEKTENIGARRLYTVMEKLLEDLSFDATASSGGVVRIDAAYVDDKLAEAAGSQDLARYVL
- the hslV gene encoding ATP-dependent protease subunit HslV, whose protein sequence is MDQYHGTTIVSVRRGNRVALGGDGQVTLGNIVIKGTARKIRRLYHDKILAGFAGATADAFTLQERFEAKLEKHQGHLMRAAVELTRDWRTDRVLRRLEAMLIVADRDHTLVLTGNGDVLEPEHGLAAIGSGGAYAQSAARALLDHTDMSPEEIVKKSLEIAGEICIYTNQNHLIETLGE